A stretch of Haemorhous mexicanus isolate bHaeMex1 chromosome 32, bHaeMex1.pri, whole genome shotgun sequence DNA encodes these proteins:
- the LOC132340546 gene encoding uncharacterized protein LOC132340546 isoform X2, translating to MEHQEVSPAQLLEALVSVVATLGEVAATVTGSHQGVQQCLSPDSLRAALRRFTQSLRETLDHGSVPSLGQALATLRATSWISWADVRAVAKAWQKLVAALRDRWDQLALEAAELCVACADAAPARARDLWYETARRGTAWHRLAATAQRPTVALDWEEVAWVGATCNVLEAAATDKEEVATSEEEVATSEEELAPSEEEAATNKAMGEAVVAASQARAATRRGHWAEVALVPLERLVDVCDRATMFIRNMDYCLWEIKIILNRTKKASPNVPVALVAKVAEAEQLWEAGSHLAKEHLLGIFELIDNLLLSPCGGPGGPGGPCNRTVDEWCQEAIKDIPRLLQGQ from the exons ATGGAGCACCAAGAG gtgtcccctgcccagctgctggaggctctgGTGTCCGTGGTGGCCACCTTGGGTGAAGTGGCGGCCACCGTGACCGGGTCACACCAGGGCGTGCAGCAGTGCTTGTCTCCAGACTCCCTGCGCGCTGCCCTGAGGAGATTCACCCAGAGCCTCCGTGAGACCCTGGACCACggcagtgtcccctccctgggccaggccctggccaCCCTCAGGGCCACCTCTTGGATCAGCTGGGCCGATGTGAGAGCTGTGGCCAAGGCCTGGCAGAAGTTGGTGGCCGCGCTCAGGGACAGATGGGACCAGCTGGCCTTGGAGGCCGCCGAGCTCTGTGTTGCCTGCGCGGACGCGGCCCCTGCCCGGGCCAGGGACCTGTGGTACGAGACTGCCCGCCGGGGGACAGCTTGGCACAGACTGGCGGCCACCGCCCAGCGGCCAACGGTGGCCCTGGACTGGGAGGAGGTGGCCTGGGTGGGGGCCACATGCAATGTCCTGGAGGCAGCGGCCACCGACAAGGAGGAGGTGGccaccagtgaggaggaggtggccaccagtgaggaggag ctggcccccagtgaggaggaggcagccaCCAACAAGGCCATGGGAGAGGCCGTGGTGgctgccagccaggcaagggcggccaccaggaggggacattgggCAGAGGTGGCCCTGGTTCCACTAGAGCGCTTGGTGGACGTGTGTGACAGGGCCACCATGTTCATCAGGAACATGGATTACTGCCTCTGGGAGATCAAGATCATCCTGAACAGGACAAAGAAGGcatcccccaatgtccctgtggccttggtggccaaggtggccgaggccgagcagctgtgggaggccgGCTCTCACCTGGCCAAGGAGCACCTGCTGGGGATATTTGAGCTCATTGACAACCTCCTCTTGAGTCCctgtggtggccctggtggcccagGTGGCCCCTGTAACCGCACAGTGGATGAGTGGTGCCAAGAAGCCATCAaggacatcccaaggctgctgcagggacagtga
- the LOC132340546 gene encoding uncharacterized protein LOC132340546 isoform X1, giving the protein MEHQEVSPAQLLEALVSVVATLGEVAATVTGSHQGVQQCLSPDSLRAALRRFTQSLRETLDHGSVPSLGQALATLRATSWISWADVRAVAKAWQKLVAALRDRWDQLALEAAELCVACADAAPARARDLWYETARRGTAWHRLAATAQRPTVALDWEEVAWVGATCNVLEAAATDKEEVATSEEEVATSEEEVATSEEEVATSMQELAPSEEEAAISEEELAHNEEELAPSEEEAATNKAMGEAVVAASQARAATRRGHWAEVALVPLERLVDVCDRATMFIRNMDYCLWEIKIILNRTKKASPNVPVALVAKVAEAEQLWEAGSHLAKEHLLGIFELIDNLLLSPCGGPGGPGGPCNRTVDEWCQEAIKDIPRLLQGQ; this is encoded by the exons ATGGAGCACCAAGAG gtgtcccctgcccagctgctggaggctctgGTGTCCGTGGTGGCCACCTTGGGTGAAGTGGCGGCCACCGTGACCGGGTCACACCAGGGCGTGCAGCAGTGCTTGTCTCCAGACTCCCTGCGCGCTGCCCTGAGGAGATTCACCCAGAGCCTCCGTGAGACCCTGGACCACggcagtgtcccctccctgggccaggccctggccaCCCTCAGGGCCACCTCTTGGATCAGCTGGGCCGATGTGAGAGCTGTGGCCAAGGCCTGGCAGAAGTTGGTGGCCGCGCTCAGGGACAGATGGGACCAGCTGGCCTTGGAGGCCGCCGAGCTCTGTGTTGCCTGCGCGGACGCGGCCCCTGCCCGGGCCAGGGACCTGTGGTACGAGACTGCCCGCCGGGGGACAGCTTGGCACAGACTGGCGGCCACCGCCCAGCGGCCAACGGTGGCCCTGGACTGGGAGGAGGTGGCCTGGGTGGGGGCCACATGCAATGTCCTGGAGGCAGCGGCCACCGACAAGGAGGAGGTGGccaccagtgaggaggaggtggccaccagtgaggaggaggtggcCACTAGTGAGGAGGAGGTGGCCACGAGCATGCAGGAGCTGGCCCccagtgaggaggaggcagccatcagtgaggaggagctggcccacaatgaggaggagctggcccccagtgaggaggaggcagccaCCAACAAGGCCATGGGAGAGGCCGTGGTGgctgccagccaggcaagggcggccaccaggaggggacattgggCAGAGGTGGCCCTGGTTCCACTAGAGCGCTTGGTGGACGTGTGTGACAGGGCCACCATGTTCATCAGGAACATGGATTACTGCCTCTGGGAGATCAAGATCATCCTGAACAGGACAAAGAAGGcatcccccaatgtccctgtggccttggtggccaaggtggccgaggccgagcagctgtgggaggccgGCTCTCACCTGGCCAAGGAGCACCTGCTGGGGATATTTGAGCTCATTGACAACCTCCTCTTGAGTCCctgtggtggccctggtggcccagGTGGCCCCTGTAACCGCACAGTGGATGAGTGGTGCCAAGAAGCCATCAaggacatcccaaggctgctgcagggacagtga